A part of Fusobacterium sp. DD2 genomic DNA contains:
- a CDS encoding coproporphyrinogen III oxidase — protein sequence MIINSDFELNNRSLEEFARVMVPEALECKVDIKRKREDGNIIVSMEIDGVEKSFSYKDQLGKIEDQEVTMTKILLLKFFNKDYSWGGLMGVRPTKVVRRFLNLGYSYDEIRVILKDFMLVKDEKIELLIEVVKKELEFLDREHINLYIGIPFCPTKCKYCSFASYEINGGVGRYYDGFVETLLKEIELAGEFLKREGFKVSSIYMGGGTPSTLTEKDLEDVLSAVDRYIDRSDVKEFTFEAGREDSLTEKKLEIAKKYGVDRISLNPQTFKVATLAKVNRKFDRENFDRYFKIAKDMGFIVNMDFIVGLPGETTEDIVDTIKEVEKFDLDNLTIHTLAFKRASNLFKESQDRVELDGEKINAEIKRVTEEKGLYPYYMYRQKNIMEWGENTGFAKKGCESIFNIEMIEENQPTMGLGGGAITKIVKPLNEYRDYIERYVNPKDPALYIREMEERMKAKEELFMKLKK from the coding sequence GTGATAATTAATTCAGACTTTGAATTGAATAATAGAAGCCTTGAAGAGTTTGCAAGGGTAATGGTACCAGAGGCTTTAGAATGCAAAGTAGATATAAAACGTAAAAGAGAAGATGGAAATATCATTGTTTCCATGGAGATAGATGGTGTAGAGAAATCTTTTAGTTATAAGGATCAGCTTGGTAAGATAGAAGATCAGGAAGTTACAATGACAAAGATACTTCTTCTTAAGTTTTTTAATAAGGATTACTCATGGGGTGGACTTATGGGAGTGCGTCCTACCAAGGTAGTGAGAAGATTTTTAAATCTTGGGTACTCTTATGATGAGATAAGAGTAATACTTAAAGATTTCATGCTTGTAAAAGATGAAAAAATAGAACTATTGATTGAAGTTGTAAAAAAAGAACTTGAATTTTTAGATAGAGAGCATATAAATCTATATATTGGAATTCCTTTTTGTCCAACTAAATGCAAGTACTGCTCTTTTGCTTCATATGAGATAAATGGAGGAGTAGGAAGATATTATGATGGCTTTGTTGAGACACTTTTAAAAGAGATTGAGCTTGCAGGAGAGTTCTTAAAAAGAGAGGGATTTAAAGTATCATCAATATATATGGGTGGAGGAACACCGAGCACACTTACAGAGAAAGATTTAGAAGATGTTTTATCTGCTGTGGATAGATATATTGATAGAAGTGATGTAAAAGAGTTTACATTTGAGGCAGGAAGAGAGGATTCACTAACTGAGAAAAAGCTGGAAATAGCTAAAAAATATGGAGTGGATAGAATAAGCCTTAATCCACAGACATTTAAAGTGGCAACTCTTGCTAAAGTAAATAGAAAATTTGACAGAGAAAACTTTGACAGATATTTTAAAATAGCAAAGGATATGGGATTTATAGTAAATATGGACTTTATAGTTGGACTTCCTGGAGAGACAACAGAGGATATAGTTGACACTATAAAAGAGGTTGAAAAATTTGACCTGGATAACCTTACTATTCATACTCTTGCATTTAAGAGAGCTTCTAATCTTTTTAAAGAGAGTCAGGACAGAGTGGAACTTGATGGAGAAAAGATAAATGCAGAGATTAAAAGAGTAACTGAGGAAAAAGGACTTTACCCATACTACATGTATAGACAGAAAAATATTATGGAGTGGGGAGAAAATACTGGATTTGCTAAAAAAGGGTGTGAATCTATCTTCAATATTGAGATGATAGAGGAAAATCAGCCAACTATGGGACTTGGTGGAGGAGCTATTACTAAGATAGTAAAACCATTAAATGAGTATAGAGATTATATTGAAAGATACGTAAATCCTAAGGACCCAGCTCTTTATATAAGAGAGATGGAAGAGAGAATGAAAGCAAAAGAAGAACTGTT